GAACGCCGTACTTCACCTGCCCGAACAGGTCCTGCGGGTAGCCGTCGACGAACGGGGTGGGCGTGGCGTCGGCCAGCACGACGAACGGGTTCGCCGCGAGGAAGCCCCAGACCAGATCGAATCGCGGCTGCTCGTAGGTGTACTCCTGCCACTCGTCGCAGATCGGCTCGCCCGATTCGTCCCACATGCGCTCCTGCTGCGTGAACTCGGTGCGCAGCGCCGCTCCCCCGAGACCGAAGGCGATGAGCGTGCCGATGACCAGTGCCGCGACCACGAGGTAGGTGGCGGCGATCGAGAACAGCGGGCGCGCGATGAGCCCGCTCAGTCCCACGCCCATCGCGGCCACCACGATGGTCTCGGCCAGCAGCACGAGCAGCGAGACGAAGAACATTCCCGGTGTGACGCCGCCGCCGAGCATGCCCGCCGCGAGGAAGGGCACGGCGATGAGCAGGAATGCGCACCCGGTCGCAACCGCGGCCAGCAGCTTGCCCAGCATGATGTCGCCGGTCGTCGCGGCGGTCACCTGGATCGGGGCGAGCGTCGCCGCGTCTCGGTCGCCGTTGATCGCGTTGCCGCTGAGCGTCGGCGACACGAGCACCACGAGCAGCAGCACGAAGTTGACGATGATCGAGAAGACGCCGGCGCCCGGCAGCTCGTTGTTCGAGAAGATCAGGAACGACAGCGCCGTGATGCCCAGCAGCAGCACGACGAAGATGCCCAGCAGCACGTACCAGCCCACGCTGCGCAGCCGCTGCGTCAGCTCGAGCCGGGCGATGGTGAGGATGCGGGATCCGCTCACGACGCGGCTCCTTCCTGCGGGCTGGCCGGCGGCTGCGGTGCAGCCGTCGACCGCGGTGCAGCCGACGGTGGTGGTGCAGCCGGCGACGCCGGTGCATCCGGCGGTGGCGGTGCAGTCGGCGGGGTCGGTGCAGCTGATCCCGGATGCCGCAGGGCGAGGAAAGACGCCTCCAGCGCACTCTGCGCCGGACCGTACTCCAGAACCGGCACACCGGCGGAGACGAGGGTGCGCAGCGCCTCGACCGCGGCGGTGTCGTCAGAGACGAGGAGCAGGGCGTCACCTCGGTCGGCGCCCACCTGATCGCGACGCACGCCGAGCGCGTGCGCCACAGCCGTCGGGGCGTCGCCGACGGCGAGCCGCACCCGATAAGTGCGCGCGGCGGGTGCGGGAGCGGCGGCCACCACCGACCCCGCGACGAGGAACACCGTGTCGTCCACGACCTCTTCGAGCTCTGACAGCACGTGGCTGGAGATGAGGATCGTCGTCCCCTGTGCCGCGAGGTCGCGCAGCAGCACGCGCAGCTGCACCCGCGCCTCGGGGTCGAGGCCGGACGCCGGCTCGTCGAGCAGCAGCACGCGCGGGCGATGCACGAGAGCGCGTGCGAGCCCGAGCTTCTGCTTCTGACCGCGCGACAGCACCCGCGCGGGCGAGGCGGCGTGCTCGGCGAGACCCACGAGGGAGAGCAGCTCGTCGGCGCGCGATCGGGCCTCCGCCGCCGGCATGTCGTGCAGCCGCGCTGTCGTCACGATGCTCTCCCGTGCCGTCAGCGACGGCCACGCGCCGAGCGTGTCGGGCATCCAACCCAGCATCCGCCGCACCGCGGCCGGGTCGTCGACCGGGTCGACGCCGTCGATGGTGATGCGACCGGCATCCGGCGCCAGCAGCGACGCGAGCATGAGCAGCAGCGTCGTCTTGCCCGCTCCGTTCGGACCGACCAGCCCCGTGACGCGGCCGGGCAGAGCGCGGAAGGTGGCATCGACCACAGCATCCACCGACCCGAACGACCGCTTGACCCCCTGCGCGACCACTCCGTCCATGCCCCGAGCCTAAGGCAGAGCCGGCAGGATCTGCCCGCCATGGCCCGTCCCTTGGGCAGAGGTGACAGAATCAGGCCATGCGCACGATCCTCAACATCATCTGGGTCATCTTCGCCGGTTTCTGGCTGTGGCTGGGGTACATCCTGGCCGGCATCGTGCTGTGCATTCCGATCATCACCATTCCGTGGGCGATCGCGTCGTTCCGCATCGCCGGATACTCGCTGTGGCCGTTCGGACGTCAGGTGGTCGATCACTCCAAGGCGGGGCTCGGATCGATCCTCGGCAACATCGTGTGGGTGATCCTGGCGGGCTGGTGGCTCGCCCTCGGCCACATCCTCTCCGGTATCGCGCTGTGCATCACGATCATCGGCATCCCGATGGGGATCGCCGACTTCAAGCTCGTGCCCGTCTCACTCATGCCGCTCGGCAAGGAGATCGT
The window above is part of the Microbacterium sp. nov. GSS16 genome. Proteins encoded here:
- a CDS encoding ABC transporter permease; amino-acid sequence: MSGSRILTIARLELTQRLRSVGWYVLLGIFVVLLLGITALSFLIFSNNELPGAGVFSIIVNFVLLLVVLVSPTLSGNAINGDRDAATLAPIQVTAATTGDIMLGKLLAAVATGCAFLLIAVPFLAAGMLGGGVTPGMFFVSLLVLLAETIVVAAMGVGLSGLIARPLFSIAATYLVVAALVIGTLIAFGLGGAALRTEFTQQERMWDESGEPICDEWQEYTYEQPRFDLVWGFLAANPFVVLADATPTPFVDGYPQDLFGQVKYGVRITQVRPEPQRWDPCEAGGPQTSPTPEEQMRGTAPSWFVGLGIQLVIAGGLFAGAWSRTRTPARRLPPGTRIA
- a CDS encoding YccF domain-containing protein codes for the protein MRTILNIIWVIFAGFWLWLGYILAGIVLCIPIITIPWAIASFRIAGYSLWPFGRQVVDHSKAGLGSILGNIVWVILAGWWLALGHILSGIALCITIIGIPMGIADFKLVPVSLMPLGKEIVPSRGGAFRS
- a CDS encoding ABC transporter ATP-binding protein, with the protein product MDGVVAQGVKRSFGSVDAVVDATFRALPGRVTGLVGPNGAGKTTLLLMLASLLAPDAGRITIDGVDPVDDPAAVRRMLGWMPDTLGAWPSLTARESIVTTARLHDMPAAEARSRADELLSLVGLAEHAASPARVLSRGQKQKLGLARALVHRPRVLLLDEPASGLDPEARVQLRVLLRDLAAQGTTILISSHVLSELEEVVDDTVFLVAGSVVAAAPAPAARTYRVRLAVGDAPTAVAHALGVRRDQVGADRGDALLLVSDDTAAVEALRTLVSAGVPVLEYGPAQSALEASFLALRHPGSAAPTPPTAPPPPDAPASPAAPPPSAAPRSTAAPQPPASPQEGAAS